In Streptomyces nodosus, one DNA window encodes the following:
- a CDS encoding beta-ketoacyl-[acyl-carrier-protein] synthase family protein produces MSGPDGRRVVITGIGVTAPGGVGAKNFWSLLADGGTATRRISFFDPSPFRSQVAAEVDFDAELLGLGAQEIRRMDRAAQFAVVTAREAVADSGLEFDALAPHRTGVTIGSAVGATMGLDEEYRTVSDSGRLELVDHEYAVPHLYNYMVPSSFAAEVAWAVGAEGPTTVVSTGCTSGLDAVGYAAELIREGSADVMVAGAADAPISPITVACFDAIKATTSRNDDPEHASRPFDGTRNGFVLGEGSAVFVLEELDTARRRGAHVYAEIAGYATRSNAFHMTGLRPDGREMAEAIRVALDEARLAPEAVDYINAHGSGTKQNDRHETAAFKRSLGEHAYAVPVSSIKSMVGHSLGAIGSIEIAASVLAMENNAVPPTANLHTPDPECDLDYVPLTARDWRTDTVLSVGSGFGGFQSAMVLAHPDRRAV; encoded by the coding sequence GTGAGCGGCCCGGACGGCAGGCGGGTCGTGATCACTGGCATCGGCGTCACCGCGCCGGGCGGCGTGGGCGCCAAGAACTTCTGGAGCCTGCTGGCCGACGGGGGCACCGCGACCCGGCGCATCAGCTTCTTCGACCCGTCCCCGTTCCGCTCGCAGGTCGCCGCCGAGGTCGACTTCGACGCCGAACTGCTGGGTCTCGGCGCCCAGGAGATCCGCCGGATGGACCGGGCCGCGCAGTTCGCCGTGGTCACCGCGCGGGAAGCGGTGGCGGACAGCGGACTCGAGTTCGACGCCCTGGCCCCGCACCGGACCGGCGTGACCATCGGCAGCGCGGTCGGCGCGACGATGGGGCTCGACGAGGAGTACCGGACCGTCAGCGACAGCGGACGGCTCGAACTGGTCGACCACGAGTACGCGGTCCCGCACCTCTACAACTACATGGTGCCCAGTTCCTTCGCCGCTGAGGTGGCCTGGGCGGTGGGTGCGGAGGGCCCGACCACGGTGGTCTCCACCGGCTGCACCTCGGGCCTCGACGCCGTGGGCTACGCCGCCGAGCTGATCCGCGAGGGATCGGCCGACGTCATGGTGGCGGGCGCGGCGGACGCCCCGATCTCGCCCATCACCGTGGCCTGCTTCGACGCGATCAAGGCCACCACCTCGCGCAACGACGATCCGGAGCACGCCTCCCGCCCGTTCGACGGGACGCGCAACGGGTTCGTGCTCGGCGAGGGTTCGGCGGTCTTCGTCCTGGAGGAACTGGACACCGCACGGCGGCGCGGCGCCCATGTGTACGCGGAGATAGCCGGATACGCCACGCGCAGCAACGCCTTCCACATGACGGGGCTGCGCCCCGACGGACGCGAGATGGCCGAGGCGATCCGAGTCGCCCTGGACGAGGCCCGGCTCGCTCCGGAAGCAGTCGACTACATCAACGCGCACGGCTCGGGCACCAAGCAGAACGACCGGCACGAGACCGCCGCGTTCAAGCGCAGCCTCGGCGAGCACGCGTACGCCGTGCCGGTCAGCTCCATCAAGTCGATGGTCGGGCACTCCCTGGGCGCCATCGGCTCGATCGAGATCGCGGCGAGCGTGCTGGCGATGGAGAACAACGCCGTGCCGCCCACCGCCAACCTGCACACACCCGACCCCGAGTGCGATCTCGACTACGTGCCGCTCACCGCGCGGGACTGGAGGACCGACACCGTGCTGTCCGTGGGCAGCGGGTTCGGTGGTTTCCAGAGCGCCATGGTGCTCGCCCATCCCGATCGGAGGGCAGTATGA
- a CDS encoding TcmI family type II polyketide cyclase yields the protein MHSTLIVARMEPHSADDVARLFGGFDATDMPHRMGTRRRQLFTYRGLYFHLQDFDSEDGGERIEATKTDPRFVGISEDLKPFITAYDPATWRSPADAMARRFYHWTAR from the coding sequence ATGCACAGCACATTGATCGTGGCCCGGATGGAACCTCATTCGGCCGATGACGTCGCCCGGCTCTTCGGCGGGTTCGACGCCACGGACATGCCGCACCGAATGGGCACCCGGCGCCGACAGCTCTTCACCTACCGGGGCCTCTACTTCCACCTCCAGGACTTCGACTCCGAGGACGGCGGCGAGCGGATCGAGGCGACCAAGACGGACCCGCGGTTCGTCGGCATCAGCGAGGACCTCAAGCCGTTCATCACCGCCTACGACCCCGCCACCTGGCGCTCCCCCGCCGACGCCATGGCACGGCGCTTCTACCACTGGACCGCACGGTGA
- a CDS encoding FAD-dependent monooxygenase has translation MDASVIVAGAGPTGLMLAGELRLAGVDVIVLDRLRERTGESRGLGFTTRTMEVFDQRGLLHRFGDMGTSNAGHFGGLPVDFGVLDSIHQAAKTVPQSDTETILEGWVRELGVDLRRGHDLITLRDHGDHVEAEVRGPEGEESRLTASYLVGCDGGRSTVRKATGFDFPGTAATMEMYLADIKGVDLKPRLIGETYSGGMVMCGPLGDRGVTRIIVCERGTPPRRRAEPPSYAEVAAAWQRITGIDISHAEHEWVSAFGDATRLATEYRRGRVLLAGDAAHIHLPAGGQGMNTGIQDALNLGWKLAAVVRGTAPEELLDTYHGERHAVGERLMTNTRAQGLLFLSGDEVQPLRDVLAELIRYKEVSRHLAGMVSGLEIRYDVGPGRHPLLGLRMPHLELVGDRRKTSSTELLRAGRGVLLDLEDNAVLRDRAAGWSDRVDIVTAEPHGVPADGPLSGTSAVLVRPDGHVAWAAPGSHHDLPMALERWFGPSRIQQA, from the coding sequence ATGGACGCTTCCGTCATCGTCGCCGGCGCAGGTCCCACCGGACTCATGCTCGCCGGGGAGCTACGGCTTGCGGGAGTCGACGTCATCGTGCTGGACCGGCTCCGGGAGCGCACCGGCGAGTCCCGCGGGCTGGGCTTCACGACACGGACGATGGAGGTCTTCGACCAGCGCGGGCTGCTGCACCGCTTCGGCGACATGGGCACCAGCAACGCCGGCCACTTCGGCGGGCTGCCGGTGGACTTCGGCGTCCTCGACAGCATCCACCAGGCGGCCAAGACCGTGCCGCAGTCGGACACCGAGACGATACTCGAAGGCTGGGTGCGCGAGCTGGGGGTCGACCTCCGACGCGGCCACGACCTGATCACCCTGCGCGACCACGGCGACCACGTCGAGGCCGAGGTGCGCGGCCCCGAGGGCGAGGAGAGCCGGCTGACGGCTTCCTACCTCGTGGGGTGCGACGGCGGCCGCAGCACCGTACGCAAGGCCACCGGCTTCGACTTCCCGGGCACCGCGGCGACCATGGAGATGTACCTGGCGGACATCAAGGGCGTTGACCTGAAGCCGCGGCTGATCGGCGAGACGTATTCCGGCGGCATGGTCATGTGCGGCCCGCTCGGCGACCGCGGCGTCACCCGCATCATCGTCTGCGAACGCGGTACGCCGCCGCGCCGACGCGCCGAGCCGCCCTCGTACGCGGAGGTGGCCGCGGCATGGCAGCGGATCACCGGCATCGACATCTCGCACGCCGAGCACGAGTGGGTCAGCGCGTTCGGCGACGCGACGCGGCTCGCCACCGAGTACCGGCGGGGCCGAGTACTGCTGGCCGGGGACGCCGCGCACATCCATCTGCCGGCCGGCGGCCAGGGCATGAACACCGGTATCCAGGACGCCCTGAACCTCGGCTGGAAGCTGGCCGCCGTGGTCCGCGGCACCGCGCCCGAGGAGTTGCTGGACACCTACCACGGCGAACGGCACGCGGTGGGCGAGCGGCTGATGACGAACACCAGGGCGCAGGGGCTGCTCTTCCTCAGCGGCGACGAGGTCCAGCCGCTGCGCGACGTACTGGCGGAGCTGATCCGGTACAAGGAGGTCAGCCGCCATCTCGCCGGCATGGTGAGCGGCCTGGAGATCCGCTACGACGTCGGCCCGGGCCGCCACCCGCTGCTGGGTCTGCGGATGCCGCACCTGGAACTGGTCGGCGACCGGCGCAAGACCAGCAGCACCGAACTGCTGCGCGCGGGGCGGGGTGTGCTGCTCGACCTGGAGGACAACGCTGTCCTCCGCGACCGCGCGGCCGGGTGGTCGGACCGGGTGGACATCGTGACCGCGGAGCCCCACGGCGTCCCGGCCGACGGTCCGCTCTCGGGCACGTCGGCGGTGCTGGTCCGTCCGGACGGGCACGTGGCCTGGGCCGCGCCGGGCAGCCACCACGATCTGCCCATGGCACTGGAGCGCTGGTTCGGTCCGTCCCGGATCCAGCAGGCTTGA
- a CDS encoding TetR/AcrR family transcriptional regulator → MTARERQAASEDKDHVSVWERLERPAPVPRTTLTPLRIARTAVGIADAEGLDAVTMRRLATELGVAPMAAYRYVTGKDELLELMVDFVYAELLLPDGKEGWRETLRSVALRIREVLLQHSWVTRATWCAPTPNQLAVTEAVLAALDGLGLDADNAMAVYNTLTSYVHGAVDSEIGLTQMLRVRGWSTREEARAGLASQMAWLITTGRFPMYARYITEARRKDDQQWQFEAGLDSVLDGIAARLSI, encoded by the coding sequence ATGACCGCCCGGGAGAGACAAGCAGCGAGCGAGGACAAGGACCACGTCTCCGTATGGGAGCGGCTCGAGCGGCCGGCGCCCGTCCCTCGCACCACCCTGACCCCCCTGCGCATCGCCAGGACCGCCGTCGGCATCGCCGACGCGGAGGGACTCGACGCGGTCACCATGCGCCGCCTGGCCACCGAACTCGGCGTCGCCCCCATGGCCGCGTACCGCTACGTCACCGGCAAGGACGAGCTCCTCGAGCTGATGGTCGACTTCGTGTACGCGGAGCTGTTGCTGCCCGACGGCAAGGAGGGCTGGCGCGAGACCCTGCGGTCCGTCGCCCTGCGGATAAGGGAGGTCCTGCTGCAGCATTCGTGGGTGACGCGGGCGACATGGTGCGCGCCGACCCCGAACCAGCTGGCCGTGACCGAGGCCGTCCTGGCCGCGCTCGACGGCCTCGGGCTGGACGCGGACAACGCCATGGCGGTCTACAACACCCTCACCTCCTATGTGCACGGCGCGGTGGACTCGGAGATCGGACTGACGCAGATGCTGCGCGTCCGCGGCTGGTCCACCCGCGAGGAGGCCCGCGCCGGACTGGCCTCGCAGATGGCCTGGCTCATCACCACCGGCCGGTTCCCGATGTACGCGCGCTACATCACCGAGGCCCGGCGCAAGGACGACCAGCAGTGGCAGTTCGAGGCCGGTCTGGACTCCGTCCTCGACGGCATCGCGGCGCGCCTCTCGATCTAG
- a CDS encoding NADPH-dependent FMN reductase translates to MADVTDDTIRTAVIIGSTRDGRFGPVVADWIAGHIAQREDMEVDLIDLVETPLPTVFPVFGQTPADEVVAQLGAVSPRLADAEAFVIVTPEYNHSFPAPLKNAIDWHNEQWHAKPVGFVSYGGLAGGLRAVEQLRVVLAELHAVTIRNTVSFHNYREVFDADGRPADPGCDVAAKAMLNQLTWWGQALREARRARPYAV, encoded by the coding sequence ATGGCCGACGTGACTGACGACACCATCCGCACCGCGGTGATCATCGGCAGCACCCGGGATGGACGGTTCGGTCCGGTCGTCGCGGACTGGATCGCCGGGCACATCGCCCAGCGCGAGGACATGGAGGTGGACCTGATCGACCTTGTCGAGACGCCTCTGCCCACGGTCTTCCCGGTGTTCGGGCAGACCCCCGCCGACGAGGTCGTGGCCCAGCTCGGCGCGGTGTCGCCGCGGCTGGCCGACGCCGAGGCCTTCGTGATCGTCACGCCCGAGTACAACCACAGCTTCCCCGCGCCGCTGAAGAACGCCATCGACTGGCACAACGAGCAGTGGCACGCCAAGCCGGTCGGCTTCGTCTCCTACGGCGGACTCGCCGGCGGCCTGCGCGCCGTCGAACAGCTCCGTGTCGTGCTCGCGGAGCTCCACGCGGTCACGATCCGCAACACCGTCAGTTTCCACAACTACCGCGAGGTCTTCGATGCCGACGGCAGGCCGGCCGACCCCGGGTGCGATGTTGCGGCCAAGGCCATGCTCAACCAGCTCACCTGGTGGGGGCAGGCCCTGCGCGAGGCCAGGCGCGCGCGCCCGTATGCCGTCTGA
- a CDS encoding MDR family MFS transporter yields MNDPAPDTPPPDRPGLPRLGVFGLMLSIFLATLDGQLVSTALPTIVGDLGGLDHFSWAVTAYLLTMAASTPVWGKLGDLYGRKGACLSSVTLFLVGTVLCGLAQSMGQLIVFRGLQGLGAGGLMVGALSVIGVVVPAQDRGRIQSMVGVMMPVAFVGGPLLGGFITDYMSWRWAFYVNVPIGLVALLAITKGVRLPAGRVAGRIDWLGTALLTTGILAFTLLAGWAGTTYAWMSWQIAGLAVLVVLALAWFVRVELRAAEPIMPPRLFARRDFTLAQILSFLVGAVLFSVVNYLPQYMQFVQGSSSTASGLLILPLMLGMLTAQLATGRLMDRGGLDRVVALTGGAVALAGALLLLLLGTDTPLVAASAFTLVIGVGVGALIQGTMVATMNNADPRDMGAATGTVTLVRTIGGSLGVALLGALQSSRMTDVLTERLGSAAQQRLTAGGALTPAQLKDMSAATRDAVREAVSSGLHGVLLGAAVLSAIAFGTVWFVRAAPPLIPAAAGPPAAGAGAGKDSARTPSGD; encoded by the coding sequence ATGAACGACCCCGCACCCGACACTCCCCCGCCCGACCGGCCGGGCCTGCCCCGGCTGGGTGTCTTCGGACTGATGCTCAGCATCTTCCTGGCGACGCTCGACGGACAGCTCGTCAGCACGGCGCTCCCCACGATCGTGGGCGACCTCGGCGGCCTCGACCACTTCTCGTGGGCGGTGACGGCGTACCTGCTCACCATGGCCGCGTCCACTCCCGTCTGGGGCAAGCTCGGGGACCTGTACGGCCGCAAGGGCGCCTGCCTCAGTTCCGTGACGCTCTTCCTGGTCGGGACGGTGCTCTGCGGCCTGGCGCAGAGCATGGGGCAGCTCATCGTCTTCCGCGGCCTCCAGGGACTCGGCGCCGGCGGCCTGATGGTCGGTGCGCTCTCGGTCATCGGCGTGGTGGTGCCCGCGCAGGACCGCGGCCGCATCCAGTCGATGGTGGGCGTCATGATGCCGGTCGCCTTCGTCGGCGGCCCCCTGCTCGGCGGGTTCATCACCGACTACATGAGCTGGCGCTGGGCCTTCTACGTCAACGTGCCCATCGGCCTGGTCGCGCTGCTGGCGATCACCAAGGGCGTACGGCTGCCCGCCGGCCGGGTCGCGGGGCGGATCGACTGGCTCGGCACGGCCCTGCTCACCACCGGCATCCTGGCCTTCACCCTGCTGGCCGGCTGGGCCGGCACCACCTACGCCTGGATGTCCTGGCAGATCGCCGGACTCGCTGTGCTCGTCGTGCTCGCACTGGCCTGGTTCGTGCGCGTGGAACTGCGCGCCGCCGAACCGATCATGCCGCCCCGGCTCTTCGCCCGCCGGGACTTCACCCTCGCCCAGATCCTCAGCTTCCTGGTCGGCGCCGTACTCTTCTCCGTCGTCAACTACCTCCCGCAGTACATGCAGTTCGTCCAGGGTTCGTCGTCCACGGCCAGCGGCCTGCTCATCCTGCCGCTGATGCTCGGCATGCTGACGGCACAGCTGGCCACCGGGCGGCTGATGGACCGAGGCGGTCTGGACCGCGTCGTGGCGCTCACCGGCGGCGCCGTCGCCCTCGCCGGGGCGCTGCTGCTCCTCCTGCTCGGCACGGACACCCCGCTCGTCGCGGCCTCCGCGTTCACCCTGGTCATCGGGGTGGGAGTCGGCGCCCTGATCCAGGGCACCATGGTGGCCACCATGAACAACGCGGACCCGCGGGACATGGGCGCGGCCACAGGCACGGTCACCCTGGTGCGCACCATCGGCGGCTCCCTCGGGGTGGCCCTGCTCGGCGCCCTGCAGAGCAGCCGCATGACCGATGTGCTGACCGAGCGGCTGGGCTCCGCCGCGCAGCAGCGGCTCACCGCGGGCGGCGCACTGACCCCGGCGCAGCTGAAGGACATGTCGGCCGCCACGCGCGACGCGGTGCGGGAAGCCGTCAGCAGCGGTCTGCACGGCGTCCTGCTGGGCGCGGCCGTCCTGTCCGCGATCGCGTTCGGCACGGTGTGGTTCGTCCGCGCCGCGCCGCCCCTGATCCCGGCTGCCGCAGGGCCGCCGGCCGCCGGGGCCGGAGCCGGGAAGGACTCCGCCCGAACCCCTTCGGGGGACTGA
- a CDS encoding NADH:flavin oxidoreductase, translated as MPKYSVERARDVLDRPFSLGGLTLPNRVVMAPMTREFSPGGVPGDDVAQYYARRAAAGVGLIITEGTYVGHDSAGSSARVPHFYGDEALAGWAAVAEAVHEAGGRIMPQLWHVGMDRTAGSPPVPDAPRIGPSGIALDGTKSGTEMTQADIDNVVAAYATSAASAESLGFDGVEIHGGHGYLIDQFLWAHTNRRTDAYGGDIVGRTRFAAQIVAACRESVSDDFPISFRFSQWKMNHYRARVAETPQELQTMLGLLADAGADAFHCSTRRFHLPEFEGSDLNLAGWAKKLSGKPAISVGSVGLSNEFLEVFQGAQATVTDIGELLDRMEREEFDLVAVGRALLGDPEWLGKILAGRVDELSPFHRGLVGSLH; from the coding sequence ATGCCCAAGTATTCCGTCGAACGTGCCCGGGACGTCCTGGACCGTCCGTTCTCCCTGGGAGGCCTCACACTGCCCAACCGCGTCGTGATGGCCCCGATGACGCGCGAGTTCTCCCCCGGCGGAGTGCCGGGCGACGACGTGGCGCAGTACTACGCCCGGCGGGCGGCCGCCGGGGTCGGTCTGATCATCACCGAGGGCACCTACGTCGGCCACGACTCGGCGGGCAGCAGCGCCCGCGTCCCCCACTTCTACGGCGACGAGGCGCTCGCCGGCTGGGCGGCCGTGGCCGAGGCCGTCCACGAGGCGGGCGGCCGGATCATGCCGCAGCTGTGGCACGTCGGCATGGACCGCACGGCAGGCAGTCCGCCGGTCCCCGACGCCCCGCGGATCGGCCCCTCGGGCATCGCCCTGGACGGCACGAAGTCGGGCACGGAGATGACCCAGGCGGACATCGACAACGTGGTCGCCGCCTACGCCACGTCCGCCGCGTCCGCCGAGTCGCTGGGTTTCGACGGCGTCGAGATCCACGGCGGCCACGGCTATCTCATCGACCAGTTCCTGTGGGCGCACACCAACCGGCGCACCGACGCCTACGGCGGCGACATCGTCGGTCGCACCCGATTCGCCGCCCAGATCGTGGCCGCCTGCCGGGAGAGCGTCTCCGACGACTTCCCGATCTCCTTCCGGTTCTCCCAGTGGAAGATGAACCACTACCGGGCGCGGGTCGCCGAGACGCCGCAGGAACTGCAGACCATGCTCGGTCTCCTGGCCGACGCGGGCGCCGACGCCTTCCACTGCTCCACCCGGCGGTTCCACCTCCCCGAGTTCGAGGGGTCCGACCTCAACCTCGCGGGCTGGGCGAAGAAGCTCTCCGGCAAGCCCGCCATCAGCGTCGGCTCGGTGGGCCTCAGCAACGAGTTCCTCGAGGTGTTCCAGGGCGCGCAGGCCACGGTCACGGACATCGGCGAGCTGCTCGACCGCATGGAGCGCGAGGAGTTCGACCTCGTGGCGGTCGGCCGGGCCCTGCTCGGGGACCCCGAATGGCTGGGGAAGATCCTCGCCGGACGCGTCGACGAACTCAGCCCGTTCCACCGGGGCTTGGTCGGCAGCCTCCACTGA
- a CDS encoding sensor histidine kinase, producing the protein MSDSRPRDTSRTTSVPLGRSLLIRLLAVSALVSVCSITATAWVVLQTTAVVLSRERGQALADDARVYDTLMGYAATHPSWSGVRPTVDRLAGSTGHRVVLLGKDGRTLADSAAGRDRPFQPPQKATAVIDPLAVDSELSRSTDDGSGTERIDPRAVGPFKLSGEDGVRLRRTASRMVVCLRGLGVRQAHVQVMPGGRPRVVVPNPGGTPTAGDQRCATTTLTDPTPSEAEALSALTTLVNACLARRQADGVILALDGSWEPRTRHAPPASTVSSCLTTSRSQQLAPYVAPAALMYVGSPGRTATTFFDLSPANRLRIAGWAAAVLVLTVTVTTLAGIRLVKPLRALTGAAMRMEAGTVSTRVPVRGGDEIARLSAAFNAMSQRREQLESARRNMTSDIAHELRTPVSNIRGWLEAVEDGIASPDAELVASLLGQALQLQHIIDDLRDLSAAEAGALRLAPEPLEVAEVLSAIALANHATAAAAGVALTVVTEGHVLVLADPVRIRQMVGNLMSNAIRHTPAGGSVTLSARVCHGAAVIDVTDTGTGIPADDLPHVFDRFWRAEKSRSRQSGGSGLGLAIVRRLAEAHDGTVTATSTPHMGSTFTLRLPCP; encoded by the coding sequence ATGAGTGACTCCCGGCCACGGGACACGTCCCGGACCACGTCCGTGCCGCTGGGGCGCAGCCTGCTGATACGGCTGCTGGCGGTGTCGGCTCTCGTCTCCGTCTGCTCGATCACCGCCACCGCATGGGTGGTCCTGCAGACCACCGCCGTCGTGCTCAGCCGGGAGCGGGGGCAGGCGCTGGCCGACGACGCCCGCGTCTACGACACCCTCATGGGATACGCGGCGACCCACCCGAGCTGGAGCGGTGTCCGGCCCACCGTCGACCGCCTGGCCGGGTCGACCGGTCACCGTGTCGTCCTCCTCGGCAAGGACGGTCGCACTCTGGCGGACTCCGCCGCGGGCCGGGACCGCCCCTTCCAGCCGCCGCAGAAGGCGACCGCGGTGATCGACCCGCTGGCCGTCGACTCCGAGCTGAGCAGAAGCACGGACGACGGCTCGGGAACGGAGCGGATCGACCCGCGGGCGGTGGGCCCGTTCAAGCTGTCCGGGGAGGACGGCGTACGCCTGAGACGCACCGCGTCCCGGATGGTGGTGTGCCTGCGCGGTCTCGGAGTCCGCCAGGCCCATGTCCAGGTGATGCCCGGCGGCCGCCCGAGAGTGGTGGTGCCCAACCCCGGTGGCACACCCACCGCCGGCGACCAGCGCTGTGCCACGACCACGCTGACCGATCCGACACCGTCGGAGGCAGAGGCCCTGTCCGCGCTCACCACTCTCGTCAACGCGTGTCTGGCCCGCCGGCAGGCGGACGGGGTGATCCTGGCCCTCGACGGAAGCTGGGAACCGCGGACCCGGCACGCGCCCCCGGCCTCGACGGTCTCCTCGTGCCTGACGACCAGCCGCAGCCAGCAACTGGCACCGTATGTGGCACCCGCCGCGCTGATGTATGTCGGCAGTCCCGGTCGTACGGCGACGACGTTCTTCGACCTCTCCCCCGCGAACAGGCTCCGCATCGCCGGTTGGGCCGCGGCCGTGCTGGTGCTGACGGTGACCGTGACCACGCTGGCGGGCATCCGTCTGGTGAAGCCGCTCAGAGCACTGACCGGCGCCGCCATGCGCATGGAGGCCGGGACGGTGTCCACCCGGGTACCGGTCCGCGGCGGCGACGAGATCGCGCGGCTGTCGGCCGCCTTCAACGCGATGTCGCAGCGCCGTGAGCAGCTGGAGTCGGCGCGCCGGAACATGACCAGCGACATCGCTCACGAACTGCGCACCCCGGTGAGCAACATCCGGGGCTGGCTGGAGGCGGTGGAGGACGGCATCGCGAGTCCGGACGCCGAGCTGGTGGCCTCCCTGCTGGGGCAGGCGCTCCAGCTCCAGCACATCATCGACGATCTCCGGGACCTTTCGGCGGCGGAGGCCGGCGCGCTCCGGCTGGCTCCTGAGCCCCTCGAGGTCGCAGAGGTGCTGTCGGCCATCGCCCTGGCCAACCATGCCACCGCCGCCGCGGCGGGGGTCGCCCTCACCGTGGTGACCGAGGGCCACGTTCTCGTCCTGGCAGATCCCGTACGGATACGGCAGATGGTCGGCAACCTCATGTCGAACGCGATCCGCCACACCCCCGCGGGCGGGTCAGTCACCTTGAGTGCCCGCGTCTGTCACGGTGCCGCCGTGATCGACGTGACCGACACCGGTACCGGTATCCCCGCCGACGATCTGCCGCATGTCTTCGACCGGTTCTGGCGCGCGGAGAAGTCCCGCAGCAGACAGAGCGGCGGCAGCGGCCTCGGCCTGGCGATCGTGCGCCGCCTGGCCGAGGCACACGACGGAACGGTCACCGCGACCAGTACCCCGCATATGGGCTCGACGTTCACCCTCCGCCTGCCGTGCCCCTGA
- a CDS encoding response regulator transcription factor, whose product MCAYVVVAEDDADQAELVRRYLEHEGHEVTVAHDGRSALDLVRGRRPDLLVLDVMMPRLDGLDVCRVVRAEPGFAHLPVLMLTARSSEDDLLLGLDLGADDYMTKPFSPRELMARIRSLLRRSDRGPVPAAGLEPHTPAPAAVLRAGPVTVDRARHEVWAYGRVIRCTPGEFRLLDMLAEHAGQVLSRAQILERLHGSDPFITPRTVDVHVMNLRRKLKEARPGTQEAMPLVTVYGVGYKLMDDHRSRQAPS is encoded by the coding sequence ATGTGTGCATATGTGGTCGTGGCCGAGGACGACGCCGACCAGGCCGAACTGGTCCGCCGCTACCTGGAGCACGAGGGCCACGAGGTGACCGTGGCTCACGACGGCCGCTCCGCCCTCGACCTGGTGCGCGGCCGACGCCCGGACCTGCTGGTCCTGGATGTGATGATGCCCCGGCTCGACGGGCTCGATGTGTGCCGTGTCGTGCGCGCGGAACCCGGTTTCGCTCATCTGCCCGTGCTCATGCTGACGGCCAGGTCGTCCGAGGACGACCTCCTGCTGGGCTTGGACCTGGGCGCGGACGACTACATGACGAAACCGTTCAGCCCGCGCGAACTCATGGCCCGCATACGGTCGCTGCTCCGCCGCAGCGACCGGGGTCCGGTCCCCGCCGCCGGCCTGGAACCACACACCCCCGCCCCCGCCGCCGTCCTGCGGGCCGGCCCGGTGACGGTCGACCGCGCCCGTCACGAGGTGTGGGCGTACGGCCGCGTGATCCGCTGCACGCCGGGGGAATTCCGTCTGCTCGACATGCTCGCCGAGCACGCGGGGCAGGTGCTTTCCCGGGCGCAGATCCTTGAACGGTTGCACGGCTCCGACCCGTTCATCACTCCCAGGACGGTGGACGTCCATGTCATGAACCTGCGCCGCAAGCTCAAGGAGGCCCGACCGGGCACCCAGGAGGCCATGCCGCTGGTGACGGTGTACGGAGTGGGATACAAACTCATGGACGACCACCGCAGCCGGCAGGCGCCCTCATGA